The Cryobacterium sp. SO1 genomic sequence GAGTGCTACTCCCCGAAGGTGGCCCACAAGACGGACGTCCATGGACGCAGAATCGGCGCCAACCCGCCGCATTTCTTAGTCTCGGGGGAGTGGCGTTTGGGAACCGCCTAGGGGCCCTCGTGCGTCACTGGGCTAGGGTGGCGAGTGTAATAGGGGGGGGACTTCGTGTTCGATGTGCACGCGGTCGGCGAATTGGCAGGCTCCCAGAATGCCGGCAGCTACACCACCGCATACCTTCTCGTCTGTGTGGGCTTCTACCCGATTACGGTTATCGCTCTGTGGCCAGTTTTCGCGAAGGCAGGCGTTGCCGGATGGGGCGCGCTGATTCCGATCGTGAACACTTACGTTTTGGTCAAAATCGCTGGCCATCATGGGGCACTGACTGTCTTGTACCTCATCCCAATCGTGAACATCATCGTGGGCATCGTTGTTGCGCTCGGCTGTGGTCGTGCGTTTGGCAAGGGTGGAGCGTTCAGTATTTTCCTGCTCTGGCTGTTCTCTCCCCTCGGCTATCTCATCATCGGCTACGGTCCATCCAAGTTCGTCGGCGACCTCGGCCGACAGACGATGCAGACGGCGTAGCCCGCGTGCGGCCCGAAGCGGGAACGCTCAACGGGACGGATATGCGGCCGCGTTGCGCGATTGCCAAGCATGCTGATGCTGTGACGGAAGTGAACGGCTTGAGCGAGGCGGGCGGTCTGCGTGCGTAGTGGCGGTGAGAACTGTGGGTAAAGAGTTGTTGTTGCTTGGCAGCCCGCACGCCTTCAGACCGGTCGCATGGCGCGAGCGGCAACCATGGCGCGAGAGTTGCTGGAGGCCTCGGCTCCAGAAGCGCAGGTGGTTCTCCACGGCGACGTCCATCACGGCAATGTTCTTGATTTCGATGGCCGCTGGCTGGCCATCGACCCGAAGGGCTTGATTGGTCACCGCGCATTCGACTATGCCAATGTTTTCTGCAATCCCGCCACAGACTTGGCGGTGTCTCACTTTCACCGGCGCCTGTCGATCGTCAGTGAGCAGTCAGGGCTCGACCTTGACGTGGTGCGATCGTGGGTCATCGCATGGTGCGCGCTCTCGGTGACGTGGACCAACAACTGCGATGGACGGCCTTGGACCCCGCAGGCCATCTTGGCCGAGTTCAGTTAGCGCCAAGGCGCACGGCCTCGCCGGTAAGACCCGTCCACTCGGGAACCCCTAGCGGGAGGCTAGTTGTACATTTCAAGATCTCTAGTACATCCTGTGGGTTAAATGTACGATTGAAGCATGTCGACCAAAGTCCCTGTCAGCATCTCTGATGCACGCGACCAGCTCGCATCGATCATCGACCGCGCTCGTACCGAGCACGAGCCGGTCTTCTTGTCTCGCCGCGGGCGGCGAGTCGCGGCTGTTATCGACGCCGACGATTTGGAGCGTCTCATTGAATTGGCCGAGGACATGGCCGATATTCGTGCCGCTGAGGCATCGCGAGAAGAGATGCGGCGCACGAAAAGCGAACCGACTCCTTGGGAACAGGTGAAGGCGGACCTCGGCCTCGTATGACTTACTCGGTGAAGATCGCACCAGCCGCTGAACGGCAACTGCGCAAGTTCGATCCGCAGGTCCGACGTCGAGTTCAAGCGGCGATCGACCTCTTGGCAGACGATCCGCGGCCACCCAAGGCGATCCAACTCGTCGGGGGCTCTGGCGAATGGCGGGTCCGAACGGGTGACTACCGCATCATTTACGAGATCCACGACGACCTGTTAATCGTGCTCATCCTCCGACTCGGACATCGTCGCGAGATATACGAATCCCGATAAGTGATCCCGCAATCGACTCCATTAGTTTGGATACTTCAAGACAGGGCCCGAGTGAAGATGCGTCGACGCAACGTCTGGCGACGCGGTGGTTGAGCTATACGGGCGCAGCGATCAATCTGCATTTCCGAGCAAACTTTTGCCGCCGGGAGCGACCCGGCCACCCCTCCCAGAGCCCCCGGGCCGCGGGCCCCACGGAAGTCGGGAGAAGCGGTCCCTGGCTGTCGCGCCGAGGGACGTCCACGGCTGCTGATTCGGCGCTAATTCGCCGAGGTTCAGAAGTCTCGGGGGAGTGGCGTTGGGGAAGGCTCAGTGCCGCGCTTGAATCGCGAAAGACGGCCGCTTGCGCGCCGACGGGCCGAGCTCCGTGCGGCGGTGCTTATTCAGTCAATAGCCGTTCCAAGGTTTGCAACGCCTGGCTAAAGAACACCGGATTGGTGTGTTCGTAGTAGTGCAGGCCACCAATCGCCATCTCGAAAGCCCAGCCACGTCCGCGCTCCTGGGCCGCAACGTCGAGCCCCATTGCGGTGACGAATACACTGCGTGCCGGTTCCTCGAAGAGAACCCACGCAGGCTGGAGATCTGCGGCCGGATCGCCAATTGCCGGCATTCCAACATCCACCATGCCCGTGAGCACACCGTCGTTCATGAGGAAATTGCCAGGCATCGGGTCGCCATGGATGCGCAGCGGAGCGTCGATATGTGGTCGGGCCGATAGCGCCCGCTCCCACACGGCAGTCGCCCTCACCCGATCGATGAGATGGGCTGATCGGTCAATCGACTCCCGCACCCAAGTCGTATCGGCGAGCGGGCTTCCCCCTCGACCCACGCCATTCCACGGCCGACCGCCCGACCGCACCGACTGGATCGAACCGATAACGGTTGCGAGGTCAGTCGCGAGCCGAACATCCCGAGACACTGATAGCCGGTCGAGTGATCTTCCAGGTAACCATGTCCAGAGGGACCAAACACCCGCGTACACTTCAAACGGTTCACCGACACCAATCGGCTGCGGCACGGCAACGTCGAGAAGGTCCGCCAGAAAGACCGCGTGCTCGTGTTCACCGCGAACATTCTCTCGCGCGACATCCGAATCGGTCGGCACGAGCGGCAGTCGGGCGACAATGTGCTCACCGACGCGAAACGGCGCGACAACGGTGCCGGCTGACTCGACACGCTCTACGGGCAACCCCGCAAAATCTCTAAACTGCGCCGCAATCGCCGCGGCCACCTCGTCCGCGGCAAGCTCCACTTGACCCGCATGCATCACATAGTCAATCCTCATGCACGCGGCGCCCGCAAACGGAACCCTGTCTAGAACTTGTTGTAGACCTCGCGTCGGTGTGCGACCTCGACGATGAGAATGAGGATCTGGTCGTCGTCAATGTTCGTGAGGATTCGGTAGTCGCCGACCCGGTAGCGCCAGAACTCTTCGTTGACAAGCTTCCTGCCAAGCTGGCGCGGATTGTCTAGCTGGGCGAGTTTCTGCTCGAGAAAATCGCGAATCCGTTTCGCGGCGGTCGAGTCGAGCTTTCTGACCTGTTTTGCCGCATTCGGAGTGAATCTGATCGTGTAGCTCACGCGGGCCAGACAACATCGCCGAGGTCAATCGCGTCGTCGTTGGACTGAGTGAATTCCTCGAGCGCATCCTTAGCCAGGAGGTAATCTTCGTTCTCGTCCAGATACTGGTTCAACGCCTCGGTCGCGTAGAACGTTTTCGAACGACCAGTACGCTCAGCCAGGTGCTGCAAGCGGCGTTCTGTTTCATCGTCAACGCGGAGATTGATTTGCGGCATGGGGAACCTCTCCTCAGGGTGCTATACAAATATAGCACCAGAAGCCGCCGTATGTGCGGATGCCTTGATTCTCTCCGCAGCACGAGCGGGATGCGAGTCCTGCCCGCAAGCCGGACCTTATGCGCGACGAATTCTTGGCTTCTCCGCGCGGTTGCCAAGCGTGCCGATGGTGTGTCACACGGGAACCTGCCAGGCCCAGCAATCGCTTGCCAGCGACACTTACGGACTGACGGGCGCAACCAATGGAAGTAGTTGGCGGTCACCACTCCTCACCAACCCTGACACGCAGGGCACGACGTAACTCGTCCCTCGTCCGTCAGGACACCCCGAACCGGCAGACAAGCCCCACGACGGGGCGACCAATCCAGAGGCCAACTGAGCAGACCAGACCTCGTTAAGCAATCACCGAACCGGTTGTGCAGGCGTGTACTGATAGCTGTGCAATCGTGAATGGCAAATGAAAGCCCGAAGCCGCGCTACGCGCTGCGCATCGCCCGGGGAAGGTTCTGAATTGCGGCGGCCTCCGCGGCCACTTGCGCTTCAATCATCCCTCGCACAAATTTCATCACGCCATGTGGCTCAAGCTCTATCTTGAATAGGACCCGGCATGAGCCAGATGAGACAGCGGTGATCGTGAATGACCCTCGAGGCCGGGCCGGTCCGGCGGTAACCTCGAACTCAAGCAGGGTCGGTTCCTTCGACGCCACCACGCGGTAGTTCGCACGCATTGTTCTACCACCCGGGCCGGTGAGAAGCTGCTCGAACTCAGCGCCCACTCCCCGTCCACGAATGTGACGGATCGCGTGCACGCCGCTTCGCCACTTGACGTTATTGGTGCCGTCTGCCAGAAAAGCGAAGACATCCTCTGCCGAACGCGGCACCTCAACGCTGGACTCTGATCGAATCATCGAGTTCCTTCCTCAAGTTGATCGCACGAGCCGCGGCCATAGTGACGCGAGTCGCGGAAATGAACTCGGCACTCTCGAGCCGGGCATCCGCAACTCCCGGCTGTTGTCTACTTCGACGAAGCCGCCCTGACAAAATTACGCCTGTCGGGCAAGCCACGCCCTGACCGGCACCACCCGTGCCCGGCCCGGCCTGCCGCGGCGGCGACACGCTGGTCGTCGCCAAACTCGACCGCCAGGCACGTTCCCTCCGCGACGCCAAGGACATCATCGACGAACTCACCGCCAAGGACGTGAAACTGAGCATCGGAGGGTCCGTCCACTATCTCAAGGATCCTGTCGGCCGGCTCCCTTTCCAAGGTGCTCGCAATGGTCGCCGAGTTCGAGTCCGATCTGATCCGGGCTAGAACCTTCTTGTCGCGTTCGTTCCCCGACCCGTCTTGGGATGCGGTCGGTGCTCGCGCTGTCGACTGGC encodes the following:
- a CDS encoding DUF5684 domain-containing protein, yielding MFDVHAVGELAGSQNAGSYTTAYLLVCVGFYPITVIALWPVFAKAGVAGWGALIPIVNTYVLVKIAGHHGALTVLYLIPIVNIIVGIVVALGCGRAFGKGGAFSIFLLWLFSPLGYLIIGYGPSKFVGDLGRQTMQTA
- a CDS encoding aminoglycoside phosphotransferase family protein; the protein is MARAATMARELLEASAPEAQVVLHGDVHHGNVLDFDGRWLAIDPKGLIGHRAFDYANVFCNPATDLAVSHFHRRLSIVSEQSGLDLDVVRSWVIAWCALSVTWTNNCDGRPWTPQAILAEFS
- a CDS encoding type II toxin-antitoxin system Phd/YefM family antitoxin → MSTKVPVSISDARDQLASIIDRARTEHEPVFLSRRGRRVAAVIDADDLERLIELAEDMADIRAAEASREEMRRTKSEPTPWEQVKADLGLV
- a CDS encoding type II toxin-antitoxin system RelE/ParE family toxin, producing MTYSVKIAPAAERQLRKFDPQVRRRVQAAIDLLADDPRPPKAIQLVGGSGEWRVRTGDYRIIYEIHDDLLIVLILRLGHRREIYESR
- a CDS encoding phosphotransferase, with protein sequence MRIDYVMHAGQVELAADEVAAAIAAQFRDFAGLPVERVESAGTVVAPFRVGEHIVARLPLVPTDSDVARENVRGEHEHAVFLADLLDVAVPQPIGVGEPFEVYAGVWSLWTWLPGRSLDRLSVSRDVRLATDLATVIGSIQSVRSGGRPWNGVGRGGSPLADTTWVRESIDRSAHLIDRVRATAVWERALSARPHIDAPLRIHGDPMPGNFLMNDGVLTGMVDVGMPAIGDPAADLQPAWVLFEEPARSVFVTAMGLDVAAQERGRGWAFEMAIGGLHYYEHTNPVFFSQALQTLERLLTE
- a CDS encoding type II toxin-antitoxin system RelE/ParE family toxin, which encodes MSYTIRFTPNAAKQVRKLDSTAAKRIRDFLEQKLAQLDNPRQLGRKLVNEEFWRYRVGDYRILTNIDDDQILILIVEVAHRREVYNKF
- a CDS encoding TraY domain-containing protein, with product MPQINLRVDDETERRLQHLAERTGRSKTFYATEALNQYLDENEDYLLAKDALEEFTQSNDDAIDLGDVVWPA
- a CDS encoding SRPBCC family protein, producing MIRSESSVEVPRSAEDVFAFLADGTNNVKWRSGVHAIRHIRGRGVGAEFEQLLTGPGGRTMRANYRVVASKEPTLLEFEVTAGPARPRGSFTITAVSSGSCRVLFKIELEPHGVMKFVRGMIEAQVAAEAAAIQNLPRAMRSA
- a CDS encoding recombinase family protein; amino-acid sequence: MPGPACRGGDTLVVAKLDRQARSLRDAKDIIDELTAKDVKLSIGGSVHYLKDPVGRLPFQGARNGRRVRVRSDPG